GCAGCTTTCTAAAACAAGTGCACTTACAGTAAAGGTGCCAATATAAtagttaattatgtttttacacaTCTAGATAGCAAAATGAATACTTCTAGTATAGTTGTCTTTTCTCTGACTGGCTTCAGTGCAACTGTGAACTACAGagtcacacttttctctctcactttgctgtgttattttctcattttgatgGTAAACATATCTCTTATTTTAACTATAATATCAGATCAAAACCTACATGAACCcatgtatatatttttgtgttctttgtgTATTAATGGACTTTATGGGACTGCTGGGTTTTTTCCCAAATTTGCCTTTGATCTGTTGTCTGACACACATCTGATCTCATATGTTGGATGCCTTTTGCAAGTGTTTGTTATATATTCAAATGCAAAGGTTGACTATTCTACTTTAGTTCTAATGGCTTATGACAGATATGTGGCTATATGTAGACCACTGGAGTATCACTCTGTAATGTCTGTACGAAGGACTGCAGTGTTAGTCACTCTGTCCTGGCTTGTTCCTCTCTGCTTTGAGACTCTTGTTATAAGCTTAACGTCAACACTTAAATTATGTGGCTCCAACATAAACAAGCTTTACTGTGAGAACTGGTCAATTGTCAAACTTGCTTGTGGTTCAACAAAAGTGAATGACATTGTCGGGCTGATTCTCATCACCTTTTATTGTTGCCATGCTGTCTGCATTGCATGTTCATATGTGCAGCTTGTAAATGCAGCTTTAAAATCTAGAGCAGGCAGGAAAAAGTTCACACAGACTTGTGTGCCACATTTATTTTGTCTGCTTAATGTCACGATTGCTTTGCTTTTTGATCTCATGTACTCGAGGTATGGATCAGCATCTCTGCCACAGCATTTAAAGAACTTCATGGCCATTGAATTCCTCATCATCCCACCTATTTTAAATCCAGTTTGTTACGGTTTGGTCCTGACTAAAATTCGAAGGCgaattatatttttgtgtagGCTAGCATATCAAAGATTTGGTGTAAAAAGCCAATAGCATTAAAAGATTGACACTGATATTCAGATAAAAAAGGAAAGTATGATACATGTTACTAGTAT
This is a stretch of genomic DNA from Pelmatolapia mariae isolate MD_Pm_ZW linkage group LG16_19, Pm_UMD_F_2, whole genome shotgun sequence. It encodes these proteins:
- the LOC134644041 gene encoding olfactory receptor 6N1-like; the encoded protein is MNTSSIVVFSLTGFSATVNYRVTLFSLTLLCYFLILMVNISLILTIISDQNLHEPMYIFLCSLCINGLYGTAGFFPKFAFDLLSDTHLISYVGCLLQVFVIYSNAKVDYSTLVLMAYDRYVAICRPLEYHSVMSVRRTAVLVTLSWLVPLCFETLVISLTSTLKLCGSNINKLYCENWSIVKLACGSTKVNDIVGLILITFYCCHAVCIACSYVQLVNAALKSRAGRKKFTQTCVPHLFCLLNVTIALLFDLMYSRYGSASLPQHLKNFMAIEFLIIPPILNPVCYGLVLTKIRRRIIQCFL